One region of Intestinimonas massiliensis (ex Afouda et al. 2020) genomic DNA includes:
- the murC gene encoding UDP-N-acetylmuramate--L-alanine ligase — MTVLNIDDYIKPGRRAHLVGVGGVSMSPLAEVLHGAGMVITGSDMHDSATVEHLRSLGIHVTVGHRAENVAGAELVIRTAAVHDVNPEIAAAREAGIPVFERAQAWGSIMKHYRNALCISGTHGKTTTTSMCTHIIMAAGLDPTVMIGGTLPLLGAGHRVGRGETIILESCEYCNSFLSFFPTVAVILNIEADHLDFFKDLEDVEHSFRRFADRVPEGGRIIANRDDANTMRTLEGESRPVTTFGLEAGDVHAAGLIWERGLPAFDVVYRGETFAHVSLRVPGVHNVKNALAAAAASIALGVPARAVEEGLNAFRGAGRRLEHKGSFHGAEVFDDYAHHPGELKALLDTARTLGYERVICAFQPHTYTRTAALFDDFAEVLKKPDVTLLAEIFAARETNDIGISSRDLAEQIPGAEYYATLPEVTARLRELARPGDLILTVGAGDIYTAGEALVRGE; from the coding sequence ATGACGGTTTTGAACATTGACGATTACATCAAGCCCGGCCGCCGGGCCCACCTGGTGGGCGTCGGCGGCGTATCCATGTCCCCGCTGGCGGAAGTCCTCCACGGTGCGGGCATGGTCATCACCGGCTCCGATATGCACGACAGCGCCACAGTGGAGCATCTGCGCTCCTTGGGTATCCACGTCACCGTAGGCCACCGGGCGGAGAACGTGGCGGGGGCCGAGCTGGTCATCCGCACCGCCGCCGTCCACGACGTCAACCCCGAGATCGCCGCCGCCCGGGAGGCGGGCATCCCCGTCTTTGAGCGGGCCCAGGCCTGGGGCTCCATCATGAAGCACTATCGCAACGCCCTGTGCATCTCGGGCACCCACGGAAAGACTACCACCACCTCCATGTGCACCCACATCATCATGGCCGCCGGACTGGACCCCACGGTGATGATCGGAGGCACTCTGCCCCTGCTGGGGGCGGGACACCGGGTGGGTCGGGGGGAGACCATCATCCTGGAGTCCTGCGAGTACTGCAACTCCTTTTTGTCCTTCTTCCCCACGGTGGCGGTCATCCTGAACATCGAGGCGGACCACCTGGACTTTTTCAAGGATCTGGAGGATGTGGAGCACTCCTTCCGGCGCTTTGCCGACCGGGTGCCCGAGGGCGGGCGCATCATCGCCAACCGGGACGACGCCAACACCATGCGCACCCTGGAGGGGGAGAGCCGCCCCGTCACCACCTTTGGCCTGGAGGCGGGGGACGTCCACGCGGCAGGTCTGATCTGGGAAAGGGGCCTGCCCGCCTTCGACGTGGTGTACCGGGGGGAGACCTTTGCCCATGTATCCCTGCGGGTGCCGGGGGTTCACAATGTGAAAAACGCCCTGGCCGCCGCCGCCGCGTCCATCGCCCTGGGGGTCCCCGCCCGGGCGGTGGAGGAGGGGCTGAACGCCTTTCGGGGGGCGGGCCGCCGCCTGGAGCACAAGGGCAGCTTCCATGGGGCGGAGGTCTTTGACGACTACGCCCACCACCCCGGCGAGCTGAAGGCCCTGCTGGATACCGCCCGCACCCTGGGGTACGAGCGGGTGATCTGCGCCTTCCAGCCCCACACCTATACCCGCACCGCCGCCCTGTTCGACGACTTTGCGGAGGTGCTGAAAAAGCCGGACGTGACCCTCCTGGCGGAGATCTTTGCCGCCCGGGAGACCAACGACATCGGCATCTCCTCCCGGGACCTGGCGGAGCAGATCCCCGGCGCGGAATATTATGCCACGCTGCCCGAGGTGACCGCCCGGCTGCGGGAGCTGGCCCGGCCCGGAGACCTGATTCTCACCGTGGGGGCCGGAGACATCTACACCGCGGGAGAGGCCCTAGTCCGGGGCGAATGA
- a CDS encoding tRNA nucleotidyltransferase: protein MDLPNWPAPVAACCGTLRRAGYEACPVGGCVRDLLLGRAPGDWDIATSARPEAVTALFERTVPTGLKHGTVTVLLGGMALEVTTFRGESGYSDGRHPDRVTFGVGLREDLARRDFTINAMALAPDGSVLDPFDGRADLARRLIRCVGEPERRFTEDALRMLRAVRFAAQLGFSLEARTAAALASCAPLLERVSGERIRAELEKTLLSPHPSLAALPVELGMLVRFGAPARQVELSALAALPATPAHRWGAFCAATGLDITRLPVERALRRAVLHPEDRELAALAVTGRDLYDLGLRGGDIGRTRWALLEHVRAHPGDNQREFLLSLAKERT, encoded by the coding sequence ATGGACCTGCCCAACTGGCCGGCCCCGGTGGCGGCGTGCTGCGGCACGCTGCGCCGGGCGGGGTATGAGGCCTGCCCGGTGGGGGGGTGCGTCCGGGACCTGTTGCTGGGCCGCGCCCCCGGCGACTGGGACATCGCCACCTCCGCCCGGCCCGAGGCCGTGACGGCCCTGTTTGAACGCACCGTGCCCACCGGCCTGAAGCACGGCACCGTCACGGTGCTGCTGGGCGGCATGGCCCTGGAGGTCACCACCTTCCGCGGGGAAAGCGGCTACTCCGACGGGCGGCACCCGGACCGCGTCACCTTTGGCGTGGGGCTCCGGGAGGACCTGGCCCGCCGGGATTTCACCATCAACGCCATGGCCCTGGCCCCGGACGGATCGGTGCTCGACCCCTTCGACGGCCGGGCCGACCTGGCCCGCCGCCTCATCCGCTGTGTGGGAGAGCCGGAGCGCCGCTTTACCGAGGACGCCCTGCGGATGCTGCGGGCGGTGCGCTTCGCCGCCCAGCTCGGTTTTTCCCTGGAGGCGCGGACTGCCGCCGCCCTGGCCTCCTGTGCCCCCCTGCTGGAGCGGGTCTCCGGCGAACGCATCCGCGCCGAGCTGGAGAAGACCCTCCTCTCTCCCCACCCTAGTCTGGCCGCCCTGCCGGTGGAGCTGGGAATGCTGGTGCGCTTCGGGGCCCCCGCCCGGCAGGTGGAGCTGTCGGCTCTGGCGGCCCTGCCCGCCACGCCCGCCCACCGTTGGGGCGCCTTCTGTGCCGCCACGGGGCTGGACATTACCCGGCTGCCGGTGGAGCGGGCTCTGCGCCGGGCGGTACTCCATCCGGAGGACCGGGAGCTGGCCGCCCTGGCCGTCACCGGCCGGGACCTGTACGACCTGGGCCTGCGGGGCGGGGACATCGGCCGGACCCGCTGGGCCCTGCTGGAGCACGTGCGGGCCCATCCGGGGGACAACCAGCGGGAGTTCCTGCTCTCCTTGGCAAAAGAACGGACCTGA
- a CDS encoding TetR/AcrR family transcriptional regulator translates to MSYAQRRQAQARQTERNILQAALTLMRERGFDKVSIRDICKQAGITTGAFYHHFPSKESLLNKGFAPLDDYMEAALRGHEADEPAERLGHILSAYARFMEEEGGELTGRYYVRRITDPTTQSMDSSRYTLRAMVECFRQAQREGILASGRSPEWVADFCYRHFRGVVIDWVLHNYSYRLLPKMEEDYQLFTGFFQKTAAKERT, encoded by the coding sequence ATGAGCTATGCACAACGGCGCCAGGCCCAGGCCCGCCAGACCGAGCGGAACATTCTCCAGGCGGCTCTGACCCTCATGCGGGAACGGGGCTTTGACAAGGTGTCCATCCGGGACATCTGCAAGCAGGCGGGTATCACCACCGGGGCCTTTTACCACCACTTCCCCTCCAAGGAATCCCTGCTCAACAAGGGCTTTGCCCCCCTGGATGACTATATGGAGGCGGCCCTCCGCGGCCATGAGGCGGACGAGCCGGCGGAGCGCCTGGGGCACATCCTGTCGGCCTATGCCCGGTTCATGGAGGAGGAGGGCGGCGAGCTGACGGGGCGCTACTATGTGCGCCGGATCACCGACCCCACTACGCAGTCCATGGATTCTTCCCGGTACACGCTGCGAGCCATGGTAGAGTGCTTCCGCCAGGCCCAGCGGGAGGGCATCCTGGCCTCGGGACGCAGCCCGGAGTGGGTGGCCGACTTCTGCTACCGGCACTTCCGGGGCGTGGTGATCGACTGGGTATTGCACAACTATTCCTATCGATTGTTGCCTAAAATGGAGGAGGACTATCAGCTTTTTACCGGGTTTTTCCAGAAAACGGCGGCAAAAGAACGGACCTGA
- a CDS encoding DegV family protein, translating into MAPRKIALLTDSCADLSPQLAEENHIHVVPLHIRCADGEYRDGVDIHPADIYARLRSGELPKTSLPAGEDITGAFDRIAAEGYDGVIAVMLSSGLSGTYNMTRLLAEERRDLEIKVYDSVSGALGMGMTLLQLAEDLRSGASWRELTHRRVPYLIQSTFPFFSVDTLEYLLKGGRIGKVTAMAGTMLQIKPLITFAPDGQLQSIAKVRGRRQVQDKLIDLVVKSCGSHKKYNLAVANGGAPEEMAQLKEKLKAALPHYDHVWEGEIDGTLSVYIGSGVLGAAVQVLD; encoded by the coding sequence ATGGCTCCCCGCAAAATCGCGCTGCTGACCGATTCCTGCGCCGATCTCTCCCCCCAGTTGGCGGAGGAAAACCACATCCATGTGGTGCCCCTGCACATCCGCTGCGCCGATGGGGAATACCGGGACGGAGTGGACATCCACCCCGCCGACATCTACGCCAGGCTCCGCTCCGGCGAGCTGCCCAAGACCTCTCTCCCCGCCGGGGAGGACATCACCGGCGCCTTCGACCGCATCGCCGCGGAGGGGTACGACGGGGTCATCGCCGTCATGCTCTCCAGCGGCCTGTCCGGCACCTATAATATGACCCGGCTGCTGGCCGAGGAGCGCCGCGATCTGGAAATCAAGGTCTACGACTCGGTGAGCGGGGCCCTGGGTATGGGCATGACCCTGCTCCAGCTTGCCGAGGACCTGCGCTCCGGCGCCTCCTGGCGGGAGCTGACCCACAGACGGGTGCCCTATCTCATCCAGAGCACCTTTCCCTTCTTCTCGGTGGACACCCTGGAGTACCTGCTCAAGGGCGGTCGCATCGGCAAGGTCACCGCCATGGCGGGCACCATGCTCCAGATCAAGCCCCTCATCACCTTCGCCCCCGACGGGCAGCTCCAGTCCATCGCCAAGGTCCGAGGGCGCAGACAGGTTCAGGATAAGCTCATCGACCTGGTGGTCAAATCCTGCGGCAGCCACAAAAAGTACAACCTGGCCGTGGCCAACGGCGGGGCCCCTGAGGAGATGGCCCAGCTCAAGGAGAAGCTGAAGGCCGCCCTGCCCCACTACGACCACGTGTGGGAGGGCGAGATCGACGGCACCCTCAGCGTCTACATCGGCTCCGGCGTGCTGGGCGCCGCGGTACAGGTACTGGACTGA
- the clpB gene encoding ATP-dependent chaperone ClpB, with translation MNLNQFTQKSLEAVQSAQTIAQEYGNQQIEQAHLLYALLKQENGLIPQLLGNLGLTVPSFEAAVRAEVEKLPRVSVGGREAGKIYIAPDVDKALSTAESIAGSMKDEYVSVEHLFLALLDTANSSLKDLYRTYNITREGVLKALTAVRGNQRVTSDNPEETYDALKKYGSDLVERARQNKLDPVIGRDDEIRNVIRILSRKSKNNPVLIGEPGVGKTAIAEGLAQRIVKGDVPASLKDKTIFALDMGSLVAGAKYRGEFEERLKAVLSEVRKSEGRILLFIDELHTIVGAGKTEGAMDAGNLLKPMLARGELHCIGAPPLNEYRQYIEKDAALERRFQPVMVSEPTVEDTVAILRGLKERYEVFHGVKITDGAIIAAATLSNRYITDRFLPDKAIDLVDEACAMIRTEIDSMPTELDVIQRKIIQLQIEEAALKKEDDALSREHLAELQKELAELRDEFNAKKAQWENEKNAIGKVQKLREELEQANADLEKAQREYDLNKAAELQYGRIPELKKELEAEEQIAQAGKERSLLRDKVTEEEIARIIERWTGIPVSRLMEGEREKLLHLEDILHQRVVGQDEAVRLVAESILRSRAGIADPDRPIGSFLFLGPTGVGKTELAKTLAEALFDSEKNLVRIDMSEYMEKFSVSRLIGAPPGYVGYEEGGQLTEAVRRHPYCVVLFDEVEKAHPDVFNILLQVLDDGRITDSQGRTVDFKNTIIILTSNLGSQFLLDGIGPDGAITEEARNQVSELLKRSFRPEFLNRLDEIVFYKPLTKDNVTHIIDLMAAELNRRLSDKQLTVNLTDRAKEHIIDSAYDPIYGARPLRRYLQHTVETLISRKIIAGEVEQGDTLAVDCRDGALTVSAVRVE, from the coding sequence ATGAATCTGAATCAATTTACACAGAAATCCCTGGAGGCCGTCCAGTCCGCCCAGACCATCGCGCAGGAGTACGGCAACCAGCAGATCGAGCAGGCCCATCTGCTCTACGCCCTGCTGAAGCAGGAAAACGGCCTGATCCCCCAGCTTCTGGGTAATCTGGGCCTGACGGTGCCCAGCTTTGAGGCCGCCGTCCGGGCTGAGGTGGAGAAGCTCCCCCGGGTGAGCGTGGGCGGCCGGGAGGCGGGAAAAATCTACATTGCCCCGGATGTGGACAAGGCCCTCAGCACCGCTGAGTCCATCGCCGGGTCCATGAAGGACGAGTACGTGTCGGTAGAGCACCTGTTCCTGGCCCTGCTGGATACCGCCAACTCCTCCCTGAAGGACCTGTACCGCACCTACAACATCACCCGGGAGGGGGTGCTGAAGGCCCTCACCGCCGTCCGGGGCAACCAGAGGGTGACCTCCGACAACCCGGAGGAGACCTACGACGCCCTGAAGAAGTATGGCTCCGACCTGGTGGAGCGGGCCCGGCAGAACAAGCTGGACCCGGTCATCGGCCGGGACGACGAGATCCGAAACGTCATCCGCATCCTGAGCCGGAAGTCCAAGAACAACCCCGTGCTCATCGGCGAGCCCGGCGTGGGCAAGACCGCCATCGCCGAGGGCCTGGCCCAGCGGATCGTCAAGGGGGACGTGCCCGCAAGCCTGAAGGACAAGACCATCTTCGCCCTGGATATGGGCTCCCTCGTCGCCGGGGCCAAATACCGCGGCGAATTCGAGGAGCGGCTGAAGGCCGTGCTGAGTGAGGTCAGGAAGTCCGAGGGGCGGATTCTTCTCTTCATCGACGAGCTGCACACCATCGTGGGCGCCGGCAAGACCGAGGGCGCCATGGACGCGGGCAATCTCCTCAAGCCCATGCTGGCCCGGGGCGAGCTCCACTGCATCGGCGCCCCCCCCCTCAACGAGTACCGCCAGTATATCGAAAAGGACGCCGCTCTGGAGCGGCGGTTCCAGCCCGTCATGGTCAGCGAGCCCACGGTGGAGGACACCGTGGCCATCCTCCGGGGCTTAAAGGAGCGCTACGAGGTGTTCCACGGTGTGAAGATCACCGACGGGGCCATCATCGCCGCCGCCACCCTGTCCAACCGCTATATCACCGACCGCTTCCTGCCCGACAAGGCCATCGACCTGGTGGACGAGGCCTGCGCCATGATCCGCACCGAGATCGACTCCATGCCCACCGAGCTGGACGTCATCCAGCGGAAGATCATCCAGCTCCAGATCGAGGAGGCCGCCCTCAAGAAGGAGGACGACGCCCTGTCCCGGGAGCACCTGGCCGAGCTCCAGAAGGAGCTGGCCGAGCTGCGGGACGAGTTTAACGCCAAAAAGGCCCAGTGGGAGAACGAGAAAAACGCCATTGGCAAGGTCCAGAAGCTCCGGGAGGAGCTGGAGCAGGCCAACGCCGATCTGGAGAAGGCCCAGCGGGAGTACGACCTGAACAAGGCCGCCGAGCTGCAGTACGGCCGCATCCCGGAGCTGAAAAAGGAACTGGAGGCCGAGGAGCAGATCGCCCAGGCGGGCAAGGAGCGCTCCCTGCTGCGGGACAAGGTCACCGAGGAGGAGATCGCCCGCATCATCGAGCGGTGGACCGGCATCCCGGTGAGCCGGCTTATGGAGGGCGAGCGGGAGAAGCTGCTCCACCTGGAGGATATCCTCCACCAGCGGGTGGTGGGTCAGGACGAGGCCGTGCGCCTGGTGGCCGAGTCCATCCTGCGCTCCCGGGCCGGCATCGCGGACCCTGACCGGCCCATCGGCTCCTTCCTGTTCCTGGGCCCCACCGGCGTGGGCAAGACCGAGCTGGCTAAGACCCTGGCCGAGGCCCTGTTCGACAGTGAGAAGAATCTGGTGCGCATCGACATGTCCGAGTACATGGAGAAATTCTCCGTGTCCCGTCTGATCGGCGCCCCTCCCGGATACGTGGGCTATGAGGAGGGCGGCCAGCTCACCGAGGCCGTGCGCCGCCATCCCTACTGCGTGGTCCTCTTCGACGAGGTGGAGAAGGCCCACCCCGACGTGTTCAACATCCTGCTCCAGGTCCTGGACGACGGCCGCATTACCGACAGCCAGGGCCGGACGGTGGACTTCAAAAACACCATCATCATCCTGACCTCCAACCTGGGCTCCCAGTTCCTGCTGGACGGCATCGGGCCCGACGGCGCGATCACCGAGGAGGCCCGGAACCAGGTCAGCGAGCTGCTCAAGCGGTCCTTCCGGCCAGAGTTCCTGAACCGGCTGGACGAGATCGTGTTCTACAAGCCCCTGACCAAGGACAACGTCACCCACATCATCGACCTGATGGCGGCCGAGCTGAACCGGCGTCTGAGCGACAAGCAGCTCACCGTGAACCTGACCGACCGGGCCAAGGAGCACATCATCGACAGCGCCTACGATCCCATTTACGGCGCCCGGCCCCTGCGCCGGTATCTCCAGCACACGGTGGAGACCCTCATCAGCCGGAAGATCATTGCCGGCGAGGTGGAGCAGGGCGACACCCTGGCCGTGGACTGCCGGGACGGCGCGCTCACGGTCAGCGCCGTCCGGGTAGAGTGA
- a CDS encoding Hsp20/alpha crystallin family protein: MFGMVPFERHEDNFFDVFDNFERKFFGNSSANLPAFRTDIKDADDKFVLEAELPGFDKEDISLDVKDGILTISAQHKEEKEDKDEKGQYIRRERRYGSFRRSFDVTGIDENGITAAYSNGILTLNLPKTVPAVPETRRIAIE, from the coding sequence ATGTTTGGTATGGTTCCGTTTGAGCGTCACGAGGACAATTTCTTTGATGTGTTCGACAACTTTGAGCGTAAGTTCTTCGGCAACAGCAGCGCCAATCTTCCCGCCTTCCGCACCGACATCAAGGATGCGGACGACAAGTTCGTTTTAGAAGCCGAGCTGCCCGGCTTTGACAAGGAGGACATCTCCCTGGATGTGAAGGACGGCATCCTGACCATCTCCGCCCAGCACAAGGAGGAGAAGGAGGACAAGGACGAGAAAGGCCAGTATATCCGCCGGGAGCGCCGGTACGGCTCTTTCCGCCGCAGCTTCGACGTCACGGGCATCGACGAAAACGGCATCACCGCCGCCTACAGCAACGGCATCCTGACCCTGAACCTGCCCAAGACCGTCCCCGCCGTGCCGGAGACCCGCAGGATCGCCATTGAGTAA
- a CDS encoding pyridoxal phosphate-dependent aminotransferase, with product MSNLPQDLVQMGTKRNIMREIREYGLLRAREVGAENVLDFSLGNPSVAPPAQVNDTIRAILDSPEGASIHGYTTAQGDWSVRQALADSLSRRFGGSYGPGDLYLTVGAAAALCCCFRALACPGDEFVLFAPFFTEYTYFVSGNGGKPVVVPPDYATFQPDLTAFESAVGPRTKGVVVNSPNNPSGVVYSADTLRAIAAILRRKAAAYGHPIYLISDEPYREIVFAGFSAPWLPDFYDDTLVCYSYSKSLSLPGERIGYILVPPAAAEHDALYAAVCGAGRVLGYVNAPSLFQRVAAACDGLTADLTVYQTNRDLLYHGLTGMGYTCMEPGGTFYLLLQSPEPDAAAFCQRAREYDLLFPPTDDFACPGWCRIAFCTSTKTVQRALPVFERLAKEYGLS from the coding sequence ATGAGCAATCTGCCGCAGGACCTGGTGCAGATGGGCACCAAACGAAACATCATGCGGGAAATCCGGGAATATGGACTGCTCCGCGCCCGGGAGGTCGGGGCGGAGAACGTGCTGGATTTCTCTCTGGGCAATCCCTCCGTGGCCCCTCCGGCCCAGGTGAACGACACCATCCGGGCCATCCTGGACTCGCCCGAGGGGGCCTCCATCCACGGCTATACCACCGCCCAGGGCGATTGGTCCGTCCGGCAGGCCCTGGCGGACTCCCTGTCCCGCCGCTTCGGCGGGAGCTACGGGCCCGGCGACCTGTACCTGACGGTGGGGGCGGCGGCGGCTCTGTGCTGCTGCTTCCGGGCCCTGGCCTGCCCCGGCGACGAGTTCGTCCTCTTCGCCCCCTTCTTCACCGAATATACCTACTTCGTCTCCGGCAACGGCGGCAAGCCGGTGGTGGTCCCCCCGGACTACGCCACCTTCCAGCCCGACCTGACCGCCTTCGAGTCCGCCGTCGGCCCCCGTACCAAGGGCGTGGTGGTCAACTCCCCCAACAACCCCTCCGGCGTGGTCTACTCCGCCGACACCCTCCGGGCCATCGCCGCCATCCTCCGGCGCAAGGCCGCCGCTTACGGCCACCCCATCTACCTCATCTCCGACGAGCCCTACCGGGAGATCGTCTTTGCCGGCTTCTCCGCCCCCTGGCTGCCCGATTTCTACGACGACACTCTGGTGTGCTATTCCTATTCCAAGTCCCTATCCCTGCCCGGTGAGCGCATCGGCTATATCCTGGTCCCCCCCGCCGCCGCGGAGCACGACGCGCTCTATGCCGCCGTCTGCGGGGCCGGCCGGGTGCTGGGCTACGTCAACGCCCCCAGCCTGTTCCAGCGGGTGGCCGCCGCCTGCGACGGGCTCACCGCCGACCTCACCGTCTACCAGACCAACCGGGACCTGCTCTACCACGGCCTGACCGGCATGGGCTACACCTGCATGGAGCCCGGCGGCACCTTCTACCTGCTGCTCCAGTCTCCCGAGCCCGACGCCGCCGCCTTCTGCCAGCGGGCCCGGGAGTACGACCTGCTCTTCCCCCCCACCGACGACTTCGCCTGCCCCGGCTGGTGCCGCATCGCCTTCTGCACCTCCACCAAAACGGTCCAAAGGGCCCTACCCGTCTTTGAACGGCTGGCCAAGGAATACGGACTGTCATAA
- a CDS encoding ECF transporter S component: protein MKQRFTTRKLAFLGMMTALVFASNYARIIMPIAIGGRTSFTLANIVCCLSGLLLGPIGGLASGLGSALYDLTNPLYAAECWITLLTKGLMGTVAGLVVARYVNDEKLAYPRCLLGAVLGCVAYYILYFFKSVAYDGVLVEGLQPMVALAALPLKFPASIFNAAVAIIAAPPLCIALRAALRRSGLSLKTA, encoded by the coding sequence ATGAAACAGCGTTTTACCACCCGGAAGCTGGCCTTCCTGGGGATGATGACCGCGTTGGTCTTTGCCAGCAACTATGCCCGCATCATCATGCCCATCGCCATCGGAGGCCGGACCTCCTTCACCCTGGCCAACATCGTCTGCTGCCTGTCGGGCCTGCTGCTGGGCCCCATCGGCGGCTTGGCCTCCGGCCTGGGCTCCGCCCTCTATGACCTAACCAACCCCCTCTACGCCGCCGAGTGCTGGATCACCCTTCTCACCAAGGGTCTGATGGGTACGGTGGCGGGCCTGGTGGTGGCCCGGTATGTCAACGACGAGAAGCTGGCCTACCCCAGATGCCTGCTGGGGGCCGTGCTGGGTTGCGTGGCCTACTACATCCTCTACTTCTTCAAGAGCGTGGCCTACGACGGCGTCCTGGTGGAGGGGCTCCAGCCCATGGTGGCCCTGGCCGCCCTGCCTCTGAAGTTCCCCGCCTCCATCTTCAACGCCGCGGTGGCCATCATCGCCGCCCCGCCCCTGTGCATCGCCCTGCGGGCGGCGCTGCGCCGCAGCGGACTGAGCCTGAAAACCGCCTGA
- a CDS encoding uracil-xanthine permease family protein produces MNTNEPIRDARQLGLPKMLILGLQHMFAMFGATVLVPILVQSYGLPLSIQTTLFFAGIGTLFFHVCTKLKVPAFLGSSFAYLGGFQAMAKLDAGRYAAMEAGEKLQYACGGIVVAGLLYVVLAAVIKAVGVKKVMRFLPPVVTGPMIILIGLSLAPSAVTNASSCWWLAILSIAVIVVANIWGRGMIKIIPILLGVVIPYLVALAANAMGATAVNAAGELVPLMDFSAVTKAQLLGFQPFVTEFSGSVAKFDLTAILVMAPIAIAAMMEHIGDMSAISATVGENFIENPGLHRTLIGDGIATSLAGLFGGPANTTYGENTGVLVLSRVYDPKVVRLAALYAVVLSFSPAFAALVNSIPTAIIGGVSFILYGMISAIGVRNVVENRVDFTNSRNLIIAAVILVCGLGFSGGITFAVGEAHITLTALAIAAIAGIALNAVLPGKDYEFGTDVTEGRSADMGRY; encoded by the coding sequence ATGAACACCAATGAACCCATCCGCGACGCCCGGCAGCTCGGCCTGCCCAAGATGCTGATCCTGGGCCTGCAGCACATGTTCGCCATGTTCGGCGCCACCGTGCTGGTCCCCATCCTGGTCCAGAGCTACGGCCTGCCTCTGTCCATCCAGACCACCCTGTTTTTCGCCGGGATCGGCACCTTGTTCTTCCATGTCTGTACCAAGCTGAAGGTCCCCGCTTTCCTGGGGTCCTCCTTTGCCTACCTGGGCGGCTTCCAGGCCATGGCCAAGCTGGACGCCGGGCGGTACGCCGCTATGGAGGCGGGCGAGAAGCTCCAGTATGCCTGCGGCGGTATCGTGGTGGCCGGCCTGCTGTATGTGGTGCTGGCCGCCGTCATCAAGGCTGTGGGCGTCAAAAAGGTCATGCGCTTCCTGCCGCCGGTGGTCACCGGGCCCATGATCATCCTCATCGGCCTGTCCCTGGCCCCCTCTGCCGTCACCAACGCCTCCTCCTGCTGGTGGCTGGCCATTCTGTCCATCGCCGTCATCGTGGTCGCCAACATCTGGGGCAGGGGCATGATCAAGATCATCCCCATCCTGCTGGGCGTGGTGATCCCCTACCTGGTGGCCCTCGCCGCCAACGCCATGGGCGCCACCGCCGTCAACGCCGCCGGCGAGCTGGTCCCCCTCATGGACTTCTCCGCCGTGACCAAGGCCCAGCTCCTGGGCTTCCAGCCCTTTGTCACCGAATTCAGCGGCAGCGTGGCCAAATTTGACCTGACCGCCATCCTGGTCATGGCCCCCATCGCCATCGCCGCCATGATGGAGCATATCGGGGACATGTCCGCCATCTCCGCCACCGTGGGCGAAAATTTCATCGAGAATCCCGGCCTCCACCGCACCCTCATCGGCGACGGCATCGCCACCTCCCTGGCCGGCCTGTTCGGCGGCCCGGCCAACACCACCTACGGCGAGAACACCGGCGTGCTGGTCCTCTCCCGGGTCTACGACCCCAAGGTGGTCCGGCTGGCGGCGCTCTATGCCGTGGTGCTGTCCTTCTCCCCCGCCTTTGCCGCCCTGGTCAACTCCATCCCCACCGCCATCATCGGCGGCGTGTCCTTCATCCTGTACGGCATGATCTCCGCCATCGGCGTGCGCAATGTGGTGGAGAACCGGGTGGACTTTACCAACTCCCGCAACCTGATCATCGCTGCCGTCATCCTGGTATGCGGTCTGGGCTTCTCCGGCGGCATTACCTTTGCGGTGGGCGAGGCCCACATCACTCTGACCGCGCTGGCCATCGCCGCCATTGCGGGCATCGCCCTCAACGCCGTCCTCCCTGGAAAGGACTACGAGTTCGGGACCGATGTTACGGAGGGCCGTTCCGCCGACATGGGCCGGTACTGA